The Candidatus Binatia bacterium nucleotide sequence AGCTCGCGGAGACCTTGGAAAAATCCAAGAAAGTGGATATCGAGATCGAAGAAAAAAGACGACAGAAAGAGAGATAGCAAACATCATGGTAAACGGAAAGATCCTCGTCGTCGACGACGACCACAACCTTCTGGAATTGGCGCGCATGCGGCTCGAGTCGGCGAGCTACGACGTATCCACCGCGTTGACTGAAGAGCAAGCCGTCGAGACGGTGAAAGCCGAGCCGGTCGATCTCTCGATCGTCGACCTGCAGCTCGACCGGCAGGACGGCATATCGCTCATGCAGGAACTGCACGCGATCAACCCGGAAATGCCGGTGATCATTCTGACCGCCTATGGGACCATCGAGAGCGCGGTCGAAGCGATGAAGAAGGGCGCTTACAGCTACCTTACCAAACCGTTCGAATCACGGGAGCTCTTGTTCCAATTGGAAAAAGCCCTGGAGAACCGGCGCCTGAATTCCGAAATCAGGCGGCTTCGCGGGCTGCTGGAGGAACGCTACGGGTTCAACAACATCGTCGCCAAGAGCGAGAAGATGCGGAACGTTTTGGAGCTGGTCTCCCGCAGCGCCAAGACGGATTCCACGATCTACCTCAGCGGCGAGAGCGGCACGGGCAAAGAGCTGATCGCCAAGGCGGTGCATCTGAGCAGCGAGCGCAGAGACCAGATTTTCGTCGCGATCAATTGCGCCGCGCTTCCCGAGGCGCTGCTCGAGAGCGAGCTTTTCGGGCACGAGAGAGGCGCCTTCACCGGCGCCGTGAGGAAGGCCCCCGGTCTATTCACGCAGGCCGACGAAGGAACCTTTTTTCTCGACGAGATCGGCGACATGCCGCTTTCGATTCAAGCGAAGCTCTTGCGCGTCCTGGAAGAGAAAAAATTCTATCCGGTCGGCGGCGAAAAGCCCGTCGCCGTGAACGTGCGGCTGATCGTGGCGACCAACAAAGATCTGGAAGGCGAGGTGAAAAAGGGAAATTTTCGCGAAGATCTGTTCTACCGGATTCACGTCATACCGATTTCTCTGCCGGCCTTAAGGGATCGGAGGGAG carries:
- a CDS encoding sigma-54 dependent transcriptional regulator — protein: MVNGKILVVDDDHNLLELARMRLESASYDVSTALTEEQAVETVKAEPVDLSIVDLQLDRQDGISLMQELHAINPEMPVIILTAYGTIESAVEAMKKGAYSYLTKPFESRELLFQLEKALENRRLNSEIRRLRGLLEERYGFNNIVAKSEKMRNVLELVSRSAKTDSTIYLSGESGTGKELIAKAVHLSSERRDQIFVAINCAALPEALLESELFGHERGAFTGAVRKAPGLFTQADEGTFFLDEIGDMPLSIQAKLLRVLEEKKFYPVGGEKPVAVNVRLIVATNKDLEGEVKKGNFREDLFYRIHVIPISLPALRDRREDIPPLVEHFLEKFNEKTKKEVKGLAPQAMQRLMLYDWPGNVRELEHVIEYAVAMTQTDVITEDLILLRTKMSAEEPWRPLKQAKGAFEKNYLIRLLELSGGNVSQAARLAGKYRADFYDLIKKHGLNVEDFKKSK